In one window of Coralliovum pocilloporae DNA:
- a CDS encoding YbjN domain-containing protein, whose product MSLTEIPIDRSLHPVDIIEQVAAIRDWSFERSGEDEITISIAGTWSDYHVSFSWMEDFEALHLACAFDLKISEHRRTELVRLLSIVNERLWVGHFDLWTQEGVVMYRHALLLTGGAEPSETQVEGLLTAALEACERYYQAFQFVVWAGKTASEAVESALFETAGEA is encoded by the coding sequence ATGAGCCTCACCGAAATACCCATCGACCGGTCCCTTCATCCGGTAGACATCATCGAGCAGGTCGCTGCTATTCGGGACTGGAGTTTCGAGCGCAGCGGTGAAGATGAAATCACCATTTCCATTGCAGGTACTTGGAGTGACTACCACGTCTCATTCTCCTGGATGGAGGATTTCGAGGCGCTTCATCTGGCCTGTGCCTTTGATCTGAAGATATCCGAACACAGACGGACGGAACTTGTCCGGCTCTTGTCTATTGTGAATGAAAGACTGTGGGTCGGTCATTTCGATCTCTGGACGCAGGAAGGTGTGGTCATGTATCGCCATGCGCTTCTGCTGACTGGCGGAGCCGAGCCGAGTGAAACCCAGGTTGAAGGACTTCTGACCGCAGCTCTGGAAGCCTGCGAGCGTTATTATCAGGCATTTCAGTTTGTGGTCTGGGCCGGGAAAACAGCGTCAGAAGCGGTGGAGAGTGCTTTGTTTGAAACGGCCGGAGAAGCATGA
- a CDS encoding TetR/AcrR family transcriptional regulator: MATKKTRTAVIKAFLALLGDGGWEAANRWAIAERAGIDLATLRDAYGSRLDILADFTAEIDQKVLSDLDADMDEEPARDRLFDVLIKRLELLEDGKPAIRALMDAARADLALAARFNRLSLRSMSWMLTAAGIETRGRRGALKTQGLVIGYSRVVSTWLDDDDPGLARTMAALDRMLEQGDTALRRMDRMSGVAETFVSTAFSIGRMLKGRTKDKSEESSDERKEDLADAH; encoded by the coding sequence ATGGCAACAAAGAAAACCAGAACTGCTGTCATCAAGGCGTTTCTCGCTCTCCTGGGAGATGGAGGATGGGAGGCTGCGAACCGGTGGGCTATTGCTGAACGCGCTGGTATTGATCTTGCCACTTTACGGGATGCCTATGGCTCTCGGCTGGATATTCTGGCTGACTTTACAGCAGAGATTGATCAGAAGGTTCTGTCTGACCTTGATGCTGATATGGACGAGGAACCAGCACGGGACCGTCTGTTTGACGTGCTGATCAAGCGTCTTGAACTGCTTGAAGACGGGAAGCCTGCTATCAGGGCGCTGATGGATGCCGCCCGGGCTGATCTGGCACTTGCCGCCCGGTTCAACCGGTTGTCCCTGCGTTCCATGTCATGGATGCTGACCGCAGCCGGGATCGAGACCAGAGGCCGGAGAGGCGCCCTCAAGACCCAGGGGCTGGTGATTGGCTATTCACGGGTGGTCTCCACATGGCTCGATGATGATGACCCTGGTCTTGCAAGAACCATGGCAGCGCTTGACCGGATGCTGGAACAGGGTGATACGGCTCTCAGACGGATGGACCGTATGTCAGGTGTGGCGGAAACATTTGTATCCACGGCGTTTTCCATCGGTCGGATGCTGAAAGGCCGGACAAAGGACAAGTCGGAAGAGTCTTCCGATGAGCGGAAAGAGGATCTGGCTGATGCCCACTGA
- a CDS encoding tRNA-binding protein, with the protein MPTDTLSADISFDDFMKVDIRVGSIIDVQEFPEARKPAFKLWIDFGPEIGVRKTSAQITDLYTRDSLVGRQVMAVVNFPPRQIGPFMSEVLTLGYADAEGRIVLSQPERPVPNGSRMH; encoded by the coding sequence ATGCCCACTGATACGCTGTCTGCGGACATCTCTTTTGATGACTTCATGAAAGTTGATATCCGGGTCGGATCGATCATTGATGTACAGGAGTTTCCGGAAGCACGGAAACCGGCCTTCAAACTGTGGATTGATTTCGGGCCAGAGATAGGTGTCAGGAAAACCTCGGCACAGATTACCGATCTTTATACCCGTGACAGTCTGGTTGGGCGTCAGGTCATGGCGGTGGTGAATTTCCCGCCCCGACAGATCGGGCCCTTCATGTCAGAAGTTCTGACACTGGGATATGCGGACGCGGAAGGGCGGATTGTGCTGTCTCAGCCGGAACGACCTGTTCCCAACGGCTCGCGAATGCATTAA
- the proC gene encoding pyrroline-5-carboxylate reductase translates to MSQTQLSSSGASLSRSLPLVLIGAGKMGGAMLAGWLAGGLDGEQVTVVDPFLSSEMQSLCECHKVAVRQSVTGLSVTPSVLLVAVKPQMMADVLPELAALAGPDSVVVSIAAGTPIRQFEDIFGDQTAVVRVMPNTPAQVGRGISAVIGNDHFPDNMRATIDALLESIGSVQWLSSEEQMDAVTAVSGSGPAYVFLLAEELAKAGVAAGLPEDMARRLARETVSGAGELLRQSDLAAGTLRENVTSPGGTTAAALSVLMADDGFQPLLERAVAAAARRSRELAG, encoded by the coding sequence ATGAGTCAGACCCAGTTGAGTTCATCCGGGGCGAGTTTATCCCGCTCCCTGCCGCTTGTTCTGATTGGTGCAGGGAAAATGGGTGGTGCCATGCTGGCCGGTTGGCTGGCTGGCGGCCTTGACGGAGAGCAGGTCACGGTTGTTGATCCGTTCCTGTCTTCAGAGATGCAGTCTCTTTGCGAGTGTCACAAGGTCGCTGTCAGGCAATCTGTTACAGGGCTTTCGGTGACGCCCAGTGTTCTGCTTGTTGCTGTTAAACCGCAGATGATGGCTGATGTGCTGCCTGAATTGGCGGCCCTTGCCGGGCCGGATAGCGTTGTTGTTTCCATCGCTGCGGGCACGCCTATTCGTCAGTTTGAAGATATCTTCGGAGATCAGACGGCTGTTGTCCGGGTTATGCCGAACACGCCTGCACAGGTCGGGCGGGGAATTTCGGCTGTTATCGGCAATGACCATTTCCCTGACAACATGCGGGCCACCATTGATGCTCTGCTTGAGAGTATTGGCTCTGTTCAGTGGCTTAGCTCTGAAGAGCAGATGGATGCGGTGACTGCCGTATCAGGCAGTGGTCCGGCTTATGTGTTTCTGCTGGCTGAAGAACTGGCGAAGGCTGGTGTGGCGGCCGGGCTGCCTGAGGATATGGCGCGGCGTCTGGCGCGTGAAACGGTCTCAGGCGCTGGAGAGTTGCTCCGGCAATCAGATCTGGCTGCGGGAACATTGCGGGAGAATGTGACATCGCCAGGTGGCACGACAGCAGCCGCACTTTCAGTTCTGATGGCTGATGATGGTTTCCAGCCCTTGCTGGAGCGCGCCGTTGCTGCGGCAGCCCGTCGCTCCCGAGAATTGGCCGGTTGA